From the genome of Streptomyces sp. NBC_00523:
CGACCAGGGCGATGGCGATGCCCGCGATCATCGGGGTGGCGCTGGAGCTGCCGGTCTCGGCGAGGTTGGTGTCGTCGCCGCCCGTGCTGCCGCCGGCCGTGGCCGTGGTGGGCTTGTCGCCACCGGTCTGGGTGTCGGTGCCACCGGTGCTGCCGCCGCCGGTGGTGCTACCCGTGGTCTTGCAGTCCAGGACGCCCTTGAAGGTCTTGGAGAAGCCGTTCGGGCCGGTGACCGTGATGTCGTACGCCTGGTCCTCGGCGACGGGCACGGTGACGGTGACGGTCTTGCCCGCCTCGACGGTGTTCTCCTTGCCGTCGAGCTCGAAGGTGAACGCCTCGTCGCCCTTGTTGCCGACGGTGATGTCGACGCCGCCCTTGGCGCAGTTCTTCTCGGCGGTGGCCGTCGGGATCGGGCCCTGCTTGGCCCAGGTGGCGGTGGCGGTCGCGGAGACCGTCGACTCGCTGGAGCCGGCCAGGATCTGGGTCTGGCTCTTGGTGACCCCGGCGAAGGCGCGGCCGACCGGGACGGAGGTGGCGGCCTGGACGGTCAGCGAGGCGTTGCCCTCGTCGGAGCCGGCGGGCACGTCGAAGTAGAGCTGGTCGCCGTCGGACGCCGTGGTGACAGGCTTGCCCGCCTTGTCGGTGACCTTCACGCCGCTGGCGAGGTCCGCCGGCGGGGTCACCGTGGCCTGGCCGGCGTTGGTGTGGACGGTGACCGGGCCGAGGCGCTCACCGGA
Proteins encoded in this window:
- a CDS encoding LAETG motif-containing sortase-dependent surface protein; translated protein: MFSASSATASSSKATAPTARRGRIARLTASAMASGLVVAGALVGAGTATADEVPAHQGGATAVLDGLKTYDTALLHDGGKTRKVSAGLFEMNVDGGGTLKTYCIDIHNPTQDRAKYLETPWDQTSLGGNNDAGKILWILQHSYPQVNDLAKLAEAAKTGPLTEETAAAGTQVAIWRFSDHADVTAQDEQAEKLADWLEKSATVTAEPKASLALGPVAVSGRSGERLGPVTVHTNAGQATVTPPADLASGVKVTDKAGKPVTTASDGDQLYFDVPAGSDEGNASLTVQAATSVPVGRAFAGVTKSQTQILAGSSESTVSATATATWAKQGPIPTATAEKNCAKGGVDITVGNKGDEAFTFELDGKENTVEAGKTVTVTVPVAEDQAYDITVTGPNGFSKTFKGVLDCKTTGSTTGGGSTGGTDTQTGGDKPTTATAGGSTGGDDTNLAETGSSSATPMIAGIAIALVVVGGGAVVLLRRKGRTASE